A genome region from Festucalex cinctus isolate MCC-2025b chromosome 17, RoL_Fcin_1.0, whole genome shotgun sequence includes the following:
- the st6galnac gene encoding alpha-N-acetylgalactosaminide alpha-2,6-sialyltransferase 2 has product MSVQRQVALAAATAVSVLCVYFLSGSLESPLALSWARVGSSWSEPRDTQPPTAPAKPTEAADFMGDAYASEDVPPQTDCPDGIRSRVPKSDVSGIFLKNVPVLQWSKHATAAEYRRLRLHVGANGWGSLSYQTLSDALTLLNSSSVNGVMLDDWKRRNDSSGCIRCAVVGNGGILKDSKKGKEIDGHHYVFRTNGAILAGFEDDVGTRTTHYTFSTNTLVNSMRSYASVGYRGPPQSQETRYVFLPDHDRDYLLMKAAARRTLVEQGRERGKDPTAYFGKDVTGAKLKMYHPDFIRYIRNRFLPSRTLKSKHRNIYRPSTGAVMLLAALHSCDRVSAYGFMTPQYKKYSDHYYDRKYSPVGFFINHDLKLELDLWQRLHRDGLIALYMRS; this is encoded by the exons ATGTCGGTACAGAGGCAGGTGGCGCtagccgccgccaccgccgtctCCGTCCTATGCGTCTACTTCCTGTCCGGGAGCCTGGAGAGCCCCCTGGCGCTGTCCTGGGCCCGCGTGGGATCATCGTGGAG TGAACCGCGAGACACGCAGCCGCCGACGGCACCGGCAAAGCCCACCGAGGCCGCCGACTTCATGGGGGACGCGTACGCCAGCGAAGACGTCCCCCCGCAAACT GACTGCCCGGATGGCATCCGAAGCCGCGTCCCCAAATCGGACGTGTCCGGGATCTTCCTGAAGAACGTTCCGGTACTGCAGTGGTCCAAGCACGCCACGGCCGCCGAATACCGCCGCCTCCGTCTGCACGTGGGCGCAAACGGCTGGGGGAGCCTCTCCTATCAAA cgTTGTCCGACGCGCTGACGCTGCTCAACTCGTCCTCGGTCAACGGCGTGATGTTGGACGACTGGAAGCGTCGCAACGACTCGTCGGGCTGCATCCGCTGCGCCGTGGTGGGCAACGGCGGCATCCTCAAGGACTCCAAGAAGGGGAAGGAGATCGACGGGCATCACTACGTCTTCAG GACGAACGGTGCCATCCTGGCGGGCTTCGAGGACGACGTGGGGACCCGCACCACCCACTACACCTTCTCCACCAACACACTCGTCAACTCCATGAGGAGTTACGCCTCCGTCGGCTACCGAGGGCCGCCTCAGTCTCAG GAAACACGTTACGTCTTCCTGCCCGACCACGACCGCGACTACCTGCTGATGAAGGCGGCGGCCCGGCGCACCCTCGTTGAGCAAGGACGGGAGCGAGGCAAAGA TCCGACAGCGTACTTCGGGAAGGACGTGACGGGGGCCAAGCTGAAGATGTACCACCCCGACTTCATCCGCTACATCCGAAACAG GTTCCTCCCGTCCCGAACCCTGAAAAGCAAACACCGGAACATCTACCGGCCGTCGACGGGCGCCGTCATGCTGCTGGCGGCGCTGCACAGCTGCGACCGCGTCAGCGCGTATGGCTTCATGACGCCGCAGTACAAAAAGTACTCGGACCACTACTACGACAGGAAGTACAGCCCGGTGGGTTTCTTCATCAACCACGACTTGAAGCTGGAGTTGGACTTGTGGCAGCGTCTGCACCGAGACGGCCTCATCGCGCTCTACATGCGCTCGTGA